A region from the Leptospira venezuelensis genome encodes:
- a CDS encoding SGNH/GDSL hydrolase family protein, translating into MKRFLYSILTLFFIYLISSAIYTNFAARKVPKNNLDSFLNSADKSSKKFVLFLGDSITHGTVSFDYVRALSENPSLQKFTFVNEGVNSRLTYQILEKVPNSVSLSPEHIFILIGTNDAKAALNEEEYKGYNKLWNLPEIPNITTYEKNLRKIVHSLKAETHSKIHLISIPVLGEALESSPLKQSIAYSEIIHKIAKESGVSYLPFNEALVAELQKEPNHPEKEYAKNTPRLFWAIYRHFGLFQTWDQISEQSGRIFLTDDIHINERAGNILLEMIQKELTEPSENQYKNSFFFKYFFQYLSLSLILKQTY; encoded by the coding sequence ATGAAACGGTTTTTATATTCGATTCTCACCCTCTTCTTTATTTATTTAATAAGCTCGGCTATATATACAAATTTCGCAGCCCGTAAAGTTCCGAAAAATAATCTGGATTCTTTTTTAAATTCTGCGGATAAGTCATCCAAAAAGTTTGTATTGTTCTTAGGGGATAGCATTACTCACGGAACTGTGAGCTTTGATTATGTTCGCGCATTGTCTGAGAATCCTTCCTTGCAAAAATTTACCTTCGTGAATGAAGGAGTTAATAGCAGGCTGACTTATCAGATTCTGGAAAAAGTTCCGAACTCAGTCAGTTTATCCCCTGAGCATATTTTTATTTTAATAGGAACCAATGATGCTAAAGCGGCTTTAAATGAAGAAGAATATAAAGGTTATAATAAACTTTGGAATCTTCCAGAAATTCCTAATATTACGACATATGAAAAAAACCTAAGAAAGATCGTTCATAGTCTCAAGGCGGAGACACATTCTAAAATTCATTTGATCTCAATTCCTGTTTTAGGAGAGGCCTTGGAAAGTTCCCCGTTGAAACAATCCATTGCTTATTCCGAAATTATTCATAAGATAGCGAAAGAATCTGGTGTATCTTATTTACCTTTTAACGAAGCTTTGGTGGCCGAGTTGCAGAAGGAGCCGAATCATCCGGAAAAGGAATACGCCAAAAATACTCCTAGATTGTTTTGGGCAATATATAGACATTTCGGTCTGTTCCAGACTTGGGACCAAATTTCGGAACAGTCGGGTCGGATTTTTTTAACGGATGATATTCATATTAATGAACGGGCAGGTAACATCCTTCTCGAAATGATCCAGAAGGAATTAACAGAACCATCGGAAAATCAGTATAAGAACTCCTTCTTCTTTAAATATTTTTTTCAATACCTAAGCTTAAGCTTAATACTGAAACAGACTTACTGA
- a CDS encoding OmpP1/FadL family transporter produces the protein MNLGIIIRIDFPSNRRKRRLFPFLIILLLFFSSIFSSLYGFQGIMPTSFGARQAGMGGAFQAVGGSVMDLESNPSHLARLTTPKWEFGTSVHFARIEYSDSFIDKDPNLSYQNQIVETPRAVFPYMGYIQPVTDRLGIGFALYTQGGGGGSFSNINRISPGKETLNETLGSDVSFGTERKIKEDLKFKFMLTKLTVGTGYRFGNLSVGLGLDLAYAFMEMKKTNLDLSRTVELPGSLAYNSDPAYSYGGKLGFSYDLSSNVRVAYSYTLRNVLHMDGQIKVEGENPIVKNESRVSRYMVWPDRHIFGISYRNNSWIFDFDIKFIPWSQSFHTNRFILDQPILTTPVGLETNVIQMNFRWRDQYCFALGAEYDWKYGFRFRAGYSYAKTPTTPQGLNPMLGTTNEHHLSGGLGYYTASGTALHFAIEYAFPKSMKGSESSDWTLAHSIFSAKEIQLAQFQFSKSVSVLSLSLGIEKNI, from the coding sequence ATGAATCTCGGAATTATTATCAGAATTGATTTTCCATCCAACCGACGCAAACGAAGGTTGTTCCCCTTTTTAATAATCCTTCTGCTCTTCTTCTCCTCAATCTTTTCTTCTCTTTATGGATTCCAAGGAATCATGCCCACTTCATTCGGAGCGAGGCAAGCTGGGATGGGAGGGGCATTTCAGGCAGTCGGTGGATCCGTCATGGACTTGGAATCAAACCCTTCTCATTTAGCGAGACTCACCACCCCTAAATGGGAATTCGGCACTTCTGTTCATTTTGCGAGAATTGAATATTCAGATTCTTTTATAGACAAAGATCCTAATCTTTCCTATCAAAATCAGATCGTGGAAACTCCAAGAGCGGTTTTTCCTTATATGGGTTATATCCAGCCAGTCACAGATCGTCTCGGGATCGGATTTGCATTGTATACACAAGGTGGAGGTGGAGGTTCATTTTCAAATATAAATCGGATCTCCCCAGGCAAAGAAACTTTAAATGAAACATTAGGCAGCGATGTATCTTTCGGAACAGAAAGAAAGATAAAAGAAGATCTTAAATTCAAATTTATGCTTACAAAGTTAACCGTTGGCACCGGATATAGATTCGGAAATCTATCCGTAGGCTTAGGACTTGATCTTGCATATGCATTCATGGAAATGAAGAAGACAAACTTGGATTTAAGCAGGACAGTCGAACTCCCAGGCAGTCTCGCGTATAATAGTGATCCAGCTTATTCTTATGGAGGAAAATTAGGATTTTCTTATGATCTTTCTTCGAATGTTCGAGTAGCTTACTCCTATACGCTAAGGAATGTTTTACATATGGATGGGCAGATAAAAGTAGAAGGAGAAAATCCAATAGTCAAAAATGAATCTCGAGTATCCAGATATATGGTTTGGCCGGATCGGCATATTTTCGGGATCTCCTATAGGAACAATTCCTGGATTTTTGATTTTGATATTAAATTTATTCCTTGGTCCCAAAGTTTTCACACGAATCGATTTATATTAGACCAACCAATATTAACTACTCCGGTTGGGCTCGAAACAAATGTAATACAAATGAATTTCAGATGGAGAGATCAATATTGTTTCGCTCTAGGTGCCGAATACGATTGGAAATACGGATTTAGGTTCAGAGCAGGATACAGTTATGCCAAAACACCAACGACTCCCCAGGGTTTAAATCCAATGCTTGGAACCACAAATGAACACCACCTATCTGGGGGTTTAGGATATTATACTGCGAGTGGAACAGCACTTCATTTCGCGATAGAATATGCATTTCCAAAATCAATGAAAGGAAGTGAGTCCTCCGACTGGACTCTGGCTCATTCTATCTTCTCCGCAAAAGAGATACAGCTTGCTCAATTCCAATTCAGTAAGTCTGTTTCAGTATTAAGCTTAAGCTTAGGTATTGAAAAAAATATTTAA